One genomic segment of Pseudomonas sp. p1(2021b) includes these proteins:
- a CDS encoding transporter — MHRFMSLKAVVCLGTLVPSTLLYAAGDPQVEALKAELAALKERYEAQQQALMVLEQRVRQVEEQPVAPPPKRLTRSPASQPRNNQAIAASGGAAGATGSSYGESLKDDSEPAQSVSNLYDEASGFFGGGKFSLETGITYARYDTRQLILNGFLALDSIFLGNINLDRIKADNWTLDLTARYNYDQRWQFDVNVPIVYRESTYQSGGVGGASNDVSERTVTRDPTLGDVNFGVAYKFLDESENTPDAVFSVRVKAPTGKDPFGIKLIRDPLNDNLTYPEDLPTGNGVWSITPGISLVKTYDPAVLFGSLSYTHTFEEKFSDVSSTVNQKVPGKVKIGDSFQIGAGVAFALNEKMSMSFSVSELIARRSRIKSAETGDEWADVKSSDANAGYFNIGMTLAATDNLTIVPNLSIGLTDDAPDFTFSLKFPYYF; from the coding sequence CGAGGCCCTGAAGGCCGAACTGGCCGCATTGAAGGAACGTTACGAAGCCCAGCAGCAGGCCCTGATGGTGCTGGAGCAGCGGGTCCGCCAGGTCGAAGAACAACCCGTCGCCCCCCCACCCAAGCGCCTGACCCGCTCCCCTGCCTCGCAGCCACGCAACAACCAGGCCATCGCCGCCTCCGGCGGGGCTGCGGGGGCAACAGGCTCTTCCTACGGTGAATCGCTCAAGGACGACTCGGAACCGGCCCAGAGCGTGTCCAACCTGTATGACGAGGCCAGCGGCTTCTTCGGCGGTGGCAAGTTCAGCCTCGAGACCGGCATCACCTACGCCCGCTACGACACCCGCCAGTTGATCCTCAATGGGTTCCTGGCGCTGGACTCGATCTTCCTGGGCAATATCAACCTCGACCGGATCAAGGCCGACAACTGGACCCTGGACCTGACCGCCCGCTACAACTACGACCAGCGTTGGCAGTTTGACGTCAACGTGCCGATCGTCTACCGCGAGTCGACCTACCAGTCCGGCGGCGTCGGTGGCGCGTCCAACGATGTGTCCGAGCGCACCGTCACCCGAGACCCGACGCTGGGCGACGTCAACTTCGGCGTGGCCTACAAGTTCCTCGACGAGTCGGAGAACACCCCCGATGCGGTGTTCAGCGTAAGGGTCAAGGCCCCCACCGGCAAGGACCCCTTCGGCATCAAGCTGATCCGCGACCCGCTCAACGACAACCTCACCTACCCCGAAGACCTGCCCACCGGCAACGGCGTCTGGTCGATCACCCCGGGTATCTCGCTGGTCAAGACCTACGACCCGGCGGTGCTGTTCGGCAGCCTGTCGTACACCCACACCTTCGAGGAGAAGTTCAGCGACGTCAGCTCCACGGTCAACCAGAAGGTCCCGGGCAAGGTGAAGATCGGCGACAGCTTCCAGATCGGTGCAGGCGTGGCCTTTGCCCTGAACGAAAAGATGTCGATGTCGTTCTCGGTGTCCGAGCTGATCGCCCGACGTTCACGGATCAAGTCCGCCGAGACCGGCGACGAGTGGGCCGACGTCAAGAGCAGCGACGCCAACGCCGGCTACTTCAACATCGGCATGACCCTGGCCGCGACCGACAACCTGACCATCGTGCCCAACCTGTCGATCGGCCTGACCGACGATGCGCCTGACTTCACCTTCAGCCTGAAATTCCCGTACTACTTCTGA